The Vicia villosa cultivar HV-30 ecotype Madison, WI unplaced genomic scaffold, Vvil1.0 ctg.000564F_1_1, whole genome shotgun sequence genome segment tttaaaaaggaaactagcgcttgtttaccatttttctgggtaaacagtcGTCCACGGATCTTTGGATCAGCGCATCCAATTCGATCggacctttagttatcctacgACGAAATAATTTCCACATTgccttcacatcttcatcattcttcaactcgattaagttgtatttcacccttccatttgtATCAATCCAGTCCTCCCGAAACTCAATCTTTGTCACCCTTCAGTCATCGAAATCAGACGACAAATTATTCAACGTTTCTTTCAAGGTGGCAAAGGATTCAAGCCCATATAGAATATTGGTTTGAACAGCAGTGTTGCGGCCAATGAAGTAGACTTTTACATTAATCAAATACCGAAAAAAAgacattttgttgaaatgatgtgtTATCCAATAACTCTAACACCCCTATTTATATAAATAGTGGTGCATTCTAGACTACACAAATATGTCGGTGCAATCAGGACTCTCCAAAAGTGTcggcaaaatctcaaccgtttaaaaaacaaaaaattgaaacataTCGAAAATTTTAGTTATAATAAAATTTCCAGTATACTCCGAAAATTAGAAATTTACTgtataccggaaattttaaaataaCTACAATATCCGATATGATGTATCGAAAGTTTTCTTATAACAGAAAATTCCGGTATGTTTAACCGGAAATTTTACATTACATACCAGAAATTTCTTTGGAAATTCTTTATATCTCATTTTTTTCagcaaagatatatatatatataaactttttcaaaactaaaaaactgagaaaataaaggaaataaattgGTACTAATATGTCAAAAAAAAATTGGTAACGCCATTTTGGCGCCCAATGAAAATTAATTAGATCCTAcaatgaaaatgataaaaaaccTTTCTTACATTTTTGAATGAGAGAAAAATCGTGACCGTGTATTGTTGTGTAACCTCCAAGAAAGATAAAGTAACGGCTAATGGAGCTCCACGTCATCGATCCACAAACTACATCACTAGCCAATGGTAACTTAACAACATTCTCATATATAAAACACCACCGCATCTCCCTTTCTCAAACACATTTTCTCAGTCTGCATCTTAATCTTCTTTCAATTTTCCAAATTTCAATTTCCCAAACAAAAATGGCACCCAAAGGAGAGAAGAAACCCGCCGAGAAGAAACCCGTGGAAGAGAAGAAATCCACTGTAGCCGAGAAGACTCCCGCCGAGAAGAAACCCAAGGCCGGAAAGAAACTCCCATCTAAAGACGCTGCTGCCGCTGgagacaagaagaagaagagaaacaagAAGAGCGTGGAAACCTACAAGATCTACATCTTCAAAGTCCTAAAACAAGTTCACCCTGACATTGGTATCTCAAGCAAGGCCATGGGTATAATGAACAGTTTCATCAACGACATCTTTGAGAAGCTTGCTGGAGAGTCTTCGAGGCTTGCGAGGTATAACAAGAAGCCGACGATAACTTCGAGGGAGATTCAGACGGCGGTTAGGCTTGTTCTTCCTGGAGAGTTGGCTAAGCATGCTGTGTCCGAGGGTACTAAAGCAGTGACCAAGTTTACAAGCGGTTAGGGTTTTAACAGTGTTGTTTAGGGGTTCTTGTTTATTGGATCTAGCTTTAGGTTATTTTATATTTCAAGAGTATCTTTTTCTAATCTTTAACTTGTAAGATGAAGTATTTGGATCTGTTGGTTCCTTtgtgtattaaaaaaaattggtggAATTGATTATATTTGTTGTTCACATCTTTTATGCATCGATGTTATATTTGATCTGATAAGTATTATAATGTTTCTTGTCCATGGTTTTTTATGCTAGTGCATTTAATCATATGACTCGTTCCTCTAATACTTGCACAATTTATAATCTTATCATGTTAATTCAAATGTGCAAATTAATATTGGAAGTACTCTCTAATACTAATGTTGGTGATATTAACATTGTTTTAAGAATTGGGACTAGAGGTGTCAATTCAAGGGGCCAAAAAATTTGAGTTCTAGTCCACTTAATGAGGGGGCCTAAAAAATTTTGAGAATAACAAGCCCTCAAATATATAGGCTCCAAATATATAAGGCCCCAAAATTTAGAAAGGGGTCCATGGCCCCAAattaaaaatttcttttaaaataagaataaatttttaattttgaaaaataatattataaaataaaagttaactttaaacttttttttagttAGAACTAGATTCACAAGTATGCATAAATTTCAATAATTTATTATCACTTCTAAATCTAAATTTAAGCATTAAGCTGTACCTAGAGTGAAAAATGCTATATTATTTGATGGCTTATTATCAAAAACAAGATACATGCAAATTACATTTGATCAACTAACTCTTactattattaactattattggCATATAATAGTTCCCAAAGGCAGGATTGAGAAATATATTACTAATATATTTCATTCTTTAAATTAGTTAatctttaataaataaaaaaatcatttaatcaCTCAAGTCCAGCTAGAAAATATTATGCAATTATATGCCATATACCAAAATCAAATTAGAGCATTTAACCATAAGTATATCACATCATATTCACTTTAAAATACAACACAGGAAAATAAAGTTTAAACAAAATTCACAAATTGGGCTCAAATTGGGTTCAAAATAATGTTTGGGGTTCTACCATATTGGGCTCAATATTAATAGATTTAGGGTTCTATCATAAATATGGAATATGGAGGAACTTTGTTTAGGGATGAAGGATTAGTTTGTAAAATATAGACTTGTTACTGTTTCTGCATATGTAATCCTACTTTACAAATTACAAGAATAATAATCCATATTGAAGCTAGAAATGAAATTTTTGAAGCAAAATAAGGCCCCCTCAACAGGGCCCAAAAATAACACATTAATTAAGGGGtctaaaattatggggcctaaAATATTTCTCATTAACAAAGGGCTTAATAAAGTAGGGCTTTAGTGGGGCTAAAAAATAGGGGCTTTAAAAAATTGGGTTTATTTGACAGATCTAATTGAGACCTCTAAAGAATTATCTGAGAATTTATCGTGCCTAGTCTGTCGTCTATTTGCCAATAGATTGTCAACTAGGATAAGTTAGATGTAGGTTTATGGTCTCGTGTCACTAGGTGGTTTGGATTGTTAGTGGTGCTATCAAATGATGGCCGGGAGCATTTTAATCAGTTTGGTGCGTTTGATAGAAATACAGTTTTAAAAGTTAGAACAATATGGTTTGCCTACATATAGATTGTATGAAAAGCAAGAAATACATTTATTTTCAAGAACAAGGCAACAACAGTGGATCAAATGTTTGAAGGAGTTCAAAGGATGTCCTGGTTTTGATTAAGCAACAAGCATAAATTTCTACAATGCAATACACAACATTGGCTTTTTCTTAGATATGCTTTTGCTATTGGATCCAGAGGTGGAAGTATGGCTCAGGTGTAACTGTTGCAGCCTATTTTTGAAAAGTAGTATAATTCAATATGTGGCCTAGTTATgatgttaattatttttatgttggtTGATGTTGTGGATAAAACACGTGTAAGCATACACAATCAAATAAGTAGAAACTAATTAGAAATATATCAAAGGCCCCTGTTCACTATGGTCGGGGTTGTGGCCCCATCCGCCACCTTTGCTGGAACAGAGGAGTCAGATACATATGCTGGAATGACAGATCCATCTGTCACCTACGATACACTTGTATCTGTGCACGTCGTACGAAGGCATGCtgtaacacccattttctaaTCCCAAATAATTTTAACATAATAACAGAGTAAGATAACATGCATACAATAAAAGGTGTCACATGTCATTTTTACAACAATGAAAACCAACCAATCTAATACATAAACATACCTCTGATCATAACTATAACACATATTAAACTTCATgttttctcaaatatgcataccGCAATGAAATATTTCTTAaaacaatttcaattatcacatctcatactaCGATCATCTACCAACTTAATGACAATATCATCTCTTTAATAAGTCGTATGAATCCAAATTTCGGCACCAAGACCATTTAACATATTATATCCAAATACAATGTCAAATAAGAGAATAATACAATATCTCAAAGcaacaaaacatgagttcaaataccccccgtgttacatgaccagagcatcgtcTTTCTACCTAAAATAAGTGAAATAACCGAACAAGCTCCTCAGCTAATCCTCATGTAAGGACAACTATTCTTCGGAACCTGCGCGATGTCGCATAGAACATCATtacaacagaagggtgagaattcacatcttTACGAATATATATATAGTATGAACAATgaatatagcacacgaatatccaacaattcatcacacttcataattACAAGAGTTCTACAATTACCACACATAACATAATTGTCATTGATTTTCAATCTAGACAGCAAGTTCCAATTATCAAATAAGCACACACCAAATTCACACACATCACATAGCAACCAATGTAACTCCAATGCGACTTAAtacgactcatgcatgtggtaccattgtgaACATCCATCTCACTTCACTTTCGATTCATTTCTAGAATCAAAGCCATGCTCCCGATCTGAACTAGGATCCAAGCCAACAATATGAACTTATAGTTCATCGCTTCTGTTTCCACACTAGGATCAAAGCCACAACCGGAGTACAATCTCCCCATGAATTCATGTGCAATAAGACTcacaacatatgcaattaagattatcacacaaccttaattatccaagcatatcacaataatccgCACACATCAAATTATCCACCAAAATGTTGCACAACATACATACATTATCAATAAAACATTTCACATAAAATTTATAGATCACACATAACACATATCATACAAGCCAATCCATGTTATCTTACACAATTCACCAAAGTCAAATATAGAAACACAAGAATTCACCAAGTCAAGTTCCACACAAAATGCCTTCTAAACCTACCCAAACATGCAcactaaatttaaaaaaactctCAGAAATTGTAATAAAACATAAGCTTCGCTATTCTGAAATCATTTTGCGaaaatattaattttcaattcggaaacccgcgctaagcgcaaTACCTTATGTAATGTGGCTTGCGTGATTTTCAAGAGAGCGTTAAGCGCCCTCTgcgatttttgaaaaaaaaactcattttgaCAGCACTTTCAAAAATTCATTTTAAACCAAATAAACACCTCCAAATAGCCATTAATCATACATAGGTGTGTTCCTAATCATGGTTCTATCAGGGGTTATCAACATAACAACATAATCATGATTATTCACTCAATTTCTATGGATTCTACATAAACTCTAACATCCAAAGTTATGAGAAATTTAAATGAAGCAACCTAACATGCAATCTACccattgttctgatcaatattcttagttttgatgataacaaggatatgaattttgtgtgagataatgtggtactctaatacattgcaatttccctttcaggaaatatataaagagtatgcacaaatcagcgctcagaagctttgtctcagaaggttcagcatgcaacatcagatcatggtctggcaagacatcagaagatggtcaaggcagaatcagaacatgggtctatagaagcatcagaagaacttgagatcagaagcagaagcactgaagttctcatggtatcacgctcagaagcacttcaaggtcagaagacaagaagatgctatgcaccaagctgtttgactctgatgatattcaaatattatatacacaaacatcagatcagaagaaagtacaggtggcaggctacgctgactgacaaaaggaacgttggaagctattaaaggcaacgtcagtagacacagcgtgaacaaggctcgaggtagttgacaaaagcgtgaaacattaaatgcaatgctgtacggaatacgcaaagcattaaatgctcccaacggtcatcttctcaaagtgcctataaatatgaagttctgatgagaagcaaggttaccaatttcttgacgatttctgtgaatattaacttgctgaaacgctgttcaaatcaaagctcagaaacttcatcttcatcaaagctcactacattgctgctgtaatatattagtgagattaagcttaaacgttaagagaaatatcactgttgtgattatagcttttcagaagcattgtaaaattcttatttgattacattaatttgtaagtaaatagagtgatcaagtgttgatcaggatactctaggaagtcttagcttgtgtctaagcagttgtaattagagtgatcacgtggtggtcaggatactctaagaaagtcttagcttgtgtctaagcatttgttcctagagtgatcaggttgtgatcaggatactctaaaagacttagtcgtgggctaagtggaaaaccattgtaatctgttgcgattagtggattaaatcctcaggtgaggtaaatcactccgtgggggtggactggagtagtttagttaacaacgaaccaggataaaaataactgtgcaattgtttttatcgttcaagtttttacgactacacttattcaaaccccccctttctaagtgtttttctatccttcaattggcatcagagcgccggttctaaggtgcaagcacttaaccgtgtttaaaaAAGATTCAGGatgagaaaaacgcttcagtaaaagatggctggtgaagttcaaacaaatccaactgcatctacatctggctctgctgagcaatacaatggtaacaatggttacactagaccacccgtattcgatggtgaaagctttgaatattggaaagataaactggaaagttactttcttcgtctggatgctgatctatgggatcttctgttggatggttacaaacatcctgttaaagctactggtgtaaggctcacaagaagcgaaatgactgatgatcaaaagaaagaattcaaaaatcatcacaaatgcaggactgttttgctgaatgctatctctcatgctgagtatgagaagatatctaacagggaaactgcccatgatatatatgagtcattgaaaatgacccatgaaggaaatgctcaagtcaaggagactaaatctcttgctctaatccagaaatatgaagccttcaagatggaggatgatgaagatattgagaagatgttctcaagatttcaaactctaactgctggactgagagttctggataaaggctacaccaaggctgatcatgtaaagaagattatcagaagcttacccagaagatggggtccaatggtgactgcattcaagattgccaagaatctgaatgaagtttctttggaagagcttatcagtgccttgagaagccatgaaatagagctggacgcaaacgagcctcagaagaaaggtaagtctattgcattaaaatctaatgttaaaaaatgcactaacgcttttcaggctagagaagaagatcctgaagaatcagaatctgaagaagaagatgaactgtccatgatttccagaagggtaaaccaactctggaagagcaagcaaaggaagttcagaggcttcagaagttcaaagagatttgaacgaggagaatcttctggtgatagaagatctgacaagaagaaggctgtctgctatgagtgcaatgagcctggacattacaagaacgagtgtccaaaacttcagaaggagaatcccaagaagaagtttcataagaagaaaggtcttatggcaacatgggatgattctgaatcagaatcaaaatcagactctgaaggagagaaAGCCAaatttgcgctgatggctacagaagatcatggatcagaatctacatcagaatcagattctgaagaggtattttctggactatctagagaagagttagtttccagtttaacagaacttctggaactcaaggctcatcttagtatcaaatacaaaaagctgaaaaagcagtttgaatttgaaactaagaagctggaattggaaaattctgaactgaaggaaaaagttttaaatctatccaaagatagtggatctccttctgaaacagaaaaatccattcctagcatgaatcatattctgaaagaatatgactcgagcttcagaaagttcttatctagaagtattggcagaagtcatcttgcttctatgatatatggtgtttctggaaacagaaggtttggttttggctatgagggtgatacctcacataaatttgaacctattgatgatctaaagatcacatacaagccattgtatgatcagttcaaatatggccatgctcatgatattaggctcacttcacatgcacagaagtttaacactgttcacaccaagaagcatgtgacacatcctaagaaatatcatgctgacaaacctaaagaatatcatgctgttcctcctgttaaatattttgctaaacccaagttcaatcagaacttgaggagaactaacaagaaaggacccaagaaattgtgggtacctaaggagaagataatttctgttgcagatatccttggcggcaaagaggacaaaaagcaaaatgtcatggtacctggactctgggtgctcgcgacacatgacgggaataaGGTCtgcattccaagacctggtgcttaaaccaggtggagaagtcaagtttggaggagataagaagggcaaaatcattggctctggaaccataagtcttggtaactctccttccataactaatgtacttcttgtagaaggattaacgcataacttattgtccataagtcaattaagtgacaatggttatgatataatcttcaatcaaaagtcttgcaaggctgtaagtcagaaggatggctcaatcctatttacaggcaagaggaagaacaacatttataagattgatctttctgatcctgagaagcagaaggtgacttgtcttatgtctgtttctgaagagcaatgggtctggcacagaagattaggtcatgctagtttgagaaagatttctcagattaataaactaaatctggtcagaggactcccaaatctgaaattcaaatcagatgctctttgtgaagcatgtcagaagggcaagttctccagacctgcattcaagtctaagaatgttgtttctacctcaaggccgttagaactcttgcacattgatctgtttggcccagtcaaaacagcatctgtcagagggaagaaatatggattagtcatcgttgatgattatagccactggacatgggtaaagttcttgaaacacaaggatgagtctcattcagtgttctttgaattctgcactcagattcaatctgagaaggagtgcaaaatcataaaggtcagaagtgatcatggtggtgagtttgagaacaaattctttgaggagttcttcaaagaaaatggtattgcccatgatttctcttgtcctagaactccacaacaaaatggagttgtagagcgaaagaataggactctacaagaaatggccagaaccatgatcaatgaaaccaatatggctaagcatttctgggcagaagcaataaacactgcgtgttatattcataatagaatctctataagacctattctaaataagactccttatgaattgtggaagaacagaaagcccaacatttcatatttccatccttttggatgtgtatgttttattctgaatactaaagatcatcttggtaaggttgattctaaagcacaaaagtgtttccttcttggatattctgaacgctctaaaggctacagagtgtacaatactgaaacattgattgtagaagaatcaatcaatatcaggtttgatgataagcttggtcttgaaaaaccaaagcagtttgagaattttgcagattttgatattgatatatcagaagcagtagaaccaagaagcaaagctgcagaagctggcagtctcagaagcaatggatcagaagatcaagttgctgcatctttagagaatctcaggatttctgaagaaccaacagtcagaagatcacctagacttgcctcagctcattcagaagatgagatccttgggaagaaagatgatcccatcagaacaagggcattccttaagaacaatgcataatgtcaattaggtcttgtttctttgatcgagccaacttctgttgatcaagctctagaagatccagactggataattgccatgcaagaagaactaaatcagtttacaaggaatgatgtatgggacttggttcctagaccaaaaggatttaacatcatcggcactaagtgggtattcagaaacaagctgagtgagaaaggtgaagtggtaagaaacaaaaccagactggtggctcagggttatagtcagcaagaagggattgattatacagaaacctttgcaccagtggccaggttagaatctattcgtctattaatttcttttgccactcaacaaaacatcactctttatcagatgaatgttaagagtgccttcttaaatggttacatagatgaagaagtttatgtccatcaacctcctggttttgaagactccatgtctccaaatcatgtttttaaattaaagaaatcattatacggattgaaacaagctcctagagcttggtatgaacgtttgagttctttccttctggaaaatggtttcactagaggaaaagtggacactactctcttttgtaaaacatttaaaaaggatattttaatttgtcaaatatatgttgatgatattatctttggaacatctaatgctacacttggaaaggagattgctgagtctatgcaggctgaatttgaaatgagcatgatgggagaactcaagtatttccttgggattcaaatcaaccaaacttctgatggaacctatgttcatcaaacgaagtatgtgaaagaacttctgaagaagtttaatctttctgaaagcaaagaagccaaaactcctatgcatccaacatgtgtcctaggtaaggatgaggtaagtaagaaggtagatcagaagttgtacagaggtatgattggatctcttctatacctaactgcttctagacctgacattctctttagtgtttgtttgtgtgctagattccaatcagatccgagagaatctcatttaactgcggttaagagaattctgaggtatctgaaaggtactactaatgttggtttagtttacagaagatccaaagattacaacttagtaggattctgtgatgctgactatgctggagatagaattgaaaggaagagcacttctggaagttgtcaatttcttggaagtcatctgatctcatggtacaacaagaagcaagctactattgccctctcaacaacagaagcagaatatgttgctgctgttggttgtagcacacaaattctctggatgagaagtcaactagaagattatcagatatatgagaataACATtcatatcttctgtgataatacttctgctatatgtttatctaagaatcctatcttacattcaaaagctaaacatattgagattaaacatcatttcataagggactatgttcagaagggtgttatatctttaaactttgtggatacagaccatcaatgggctgacatctttacaaaaccccttgctgaagataggtttaagttcattctgaagaatatcagtatggatttatgcccagaatgagaagatgagaagatcttatgtatgagtatcttctgaaatgagattggattagtctctTATAAGatgttctgattgtaatcaattagaagtagtgaatcagttattactaacgtttcattgtctaagttgactcagaatctctttaaaagtaaaacagctgcaactggctatccagatggtaaacacgtgttcactatttatggacaaacgtgcgtgcagttgaggggacgcctacttaggtaactgtgctaatcacttcttttgtcattattatctctcctcacgtcatgtaacattaaatgcctttcatcatttcagttttttttttaattttttttattctcttcaaacgtttcttttccctctatttatttctctctctctctctctctctctctctctctctctctctctctctctctctctctctctctctctctctctctctctctctctctctctctctctctctctctctctctctctctctctttatctgcattttgcataaaccctagtttattcatcttcaacctagcattcaccatgaatccgtcttcaaattcctctcaagaggtttctccactgaaaacttgcttCTTTCCTCCATCAGTAATGGAAGTTTTGTGCAAATCTCATGTGGACGCTGATGatttgggtgcttatggtttcaaccAAGATGCAAAGGCaaaggctcaagggtggtcgatatatatgaatagaacggttggaagggttgtctggttccaggttgagaaacaaatctcggggatcacTGACATTGATTCcaagacggatctctcaagattccaagaagtctcgagtctgatctcttctgtgatgctgttatcaacatttatccaaaggaagaagactttcttgagatattggatgatgttaaggatcatgttcttgacttctatgttaagggaaagccccgtttgagacattagctctcttcctgtgaactgtctctcacttcctccttgaattcatgcatgcagagtttcaagctttcatggctgaacaaactgagaagaccgcagggattcatgatatgttagctaagattatgtctaagctagggtcttagtcgtttggtctttgtagttttctttccttgttgcatctgttttctgcatacatcttttataatcctgcttgtttaaatcaatgaaaagtttaaatttgtttctttcctttgtcgttttctacatctgaatcttttatattcttttttgatgttatgacaaaaagggggagaaaatatatgataaatgatctgattaaatattatcagttaccgggtaaaaaggccccacatttctaacagaacttgca includes the following:
- the LOC131629409 gene encoding probable histone H2B.1, with the protein product MAPKGEKKPAEKKPVEEKKSTVAEKTPAEKKPKAGKKLPSKDAAAAGDKKKKRNKKSVETYKIYIFKVLKQVHPDIGISSKAMGIMNSFINDIFEKLAGESSRLARYNKKPTITSREIQTAVRLVLPGELAKHAVSEGTKAVTKFTSG